Proteins from one Capricornis sumatraensis isolate serow.1 chromosome 2, serow.2, whole genome shotgun sequence genomic window:
- the SRSF5 gene encoding serine/arginine-rich splicing factor 5 isoform X2, with protein sequence MSGCRVFIGRLNPAAREKDVERFFKGYGRIRDIDLKRGFGFVEFEDPRDADDAVYELDGKELCSERVTIEHARARSRGGRGRGRYSDRFSSRRPRNDRRNAPPVRTENRLIVENLSSRVSWQDLKDFMRQAGEVTFADAHRPKLNEGVVEFASYGDLKNAIEKLSGKEINGRKIKLIEGSKRHRSRSRSRSRTRSSSRSRSRSRSRSRKSYSRSRSRSRSRSKSRSVSRSPVPEKSQKRGSSSRSKSPASVDRQRSRSRSRSRSRSRSVDSGN encoded by the exons ATGAGTGGCTGTCGAGTATTCATCGGGAGGCTAAATCCGGCGGCCAGGGAGAAAGACGTGGAAAGATTCTTCAAGGGGTATGGACGAATAAGAGATATTGATCTGAAAAGAGGCTTTGGTTTTGTG GAATTTGAAGATCCCAGGGATGCGGATGATGCTGTATATGAACTTGATGGAAAAGAACTCTGCAGTGAAag GGTTACAATTGAACATGCTAGGGCTCGATCTCGAGGTGGAAGAGGTAGAGGACGCTACTCAGACCGTTTTAGTAGTCGCAGACCCCGAAATGATAGACG AAATGCTCCACCTGTAAGAACAGAAAATCGGCTTATAGTTGAGAATTTATCTTCAAGAGTCAGCTGGCAG GATCTCAAAGATTTCATGAGACAAGCTGGGGAAGTAACCTTTGCGGATGCACATCGACCTAAATTAAATGAGGG GGTAGTTGAGTTTGCCTCTTATGGTGACTTAAAGAATGCTATTGAAAAACtttctggaaaagaaataaatgggagaaaaatcaaattaattgaAGGCAGCAAAAGGCACAG GTCACGAAGCAGGTCTCGTTCCCGTACTAGGAGTTCCTCGAGGTCTCGTAGCCGATCTCGTTCCCGGAGTCGCAAGTCTTACAGCCGGTCCAGGAGCCGGAGTCGGAGCCGGAGCAAGTCTCGTTCTGTTAGTAGGTCTCCTGTGCCTGAGAAGAGCCAGAAACGTGGTTCTTCAAGTAGATCTAAGTCTCCAGCATCTGTGGATCGCCAGAGGTCCCGGTCCCGGTCCCGGTCCCGGTCAAGGTCCAGATCAGTTGACAGTGGCAATTAA
- the SRSF5 gene encoding serine/arginine-rich splicing factor 5 isoform X1 has protein sequence MSGCRVFIGRLNPAAREKDVERFFKGYGRIRDIDLKRGFGFVEFEDPRDADDAVYELDGKELCSERVTIEHARARSRGGRGRGRYSDRFSSRRPRNDRRNAPPVRTENRLIVENLSSRVSWQDLKDFMRQAGEVTFADAHRPKLNEGVVEFASYGDLKNAIEKLSGKEINGRKIKLIEGSKRHSRSRSRSRSRTRSSSRSRSRSRSRSRKSYSRSRSRSRSRSKSRSVSRSPVPEKSQKRGSSSRSKSPASVDRQRSRSRSRSRSRSRSVDSGN, from the exons ATGAGTGGCTGTCGAGTATTCATCGGGAGGCTAAATCCGGCGGCCAGGGAGAAAGACGTGGAAAGATTCTTCAAGGGGTATGGACGAATAAGAGATATTGATCTGAAAAGAGGCTTTGGTTTTGTG GAATTTGAAGATCCCAGGGATGCGGATGATGCTGTATATGAACTTGATGGAAAAGAACTCTGCAGTGAAag GGTTACAATTGAACATGCTAGGGCTCGATCTCGAGGTGGAAGAGGTAGAGGACGCTACTCAGACCGTTTTAGTAGTCGCAGACCCCGAAATGATAGACG AAATGCTCCACCTGTAAGAACAGAAAATCGGCTTATAGTTGAGAATTTATCTTCAAGAGTCAGCTGGCAG GATCTCAAAGATTTCATGAGACAAGCTGGGGAAGTAACCTTTGCGGATGCACATCGACCTAAATTAAATGAGGG GGTAGTTGAGTTTGCCTCTTATGGTGACTTAAAGAATGCTATTGAAAAACtttctggaaaagaaataaatgggagaaaaatcaaattaattgaAGGCAGCAAAAGGCACAG taGGTCACGAAGCAGGTCTCGTTCCCGTACTAGGAGTTCCTCGAGGTCTCGTAGCCGATCTCGTTCCCGGAGTCGCAAGTCTTACAGCCGGTCCAGGAGCCGGAGTCGGAGCCGGAGCAAGTCTCGTTCTGTTAGTAGGTCTCCTGTGCCTGAGAAGAGCCAGAAACGTGGTTCTTCAAGTAGATCTAAGTCTCCAGCATCTGTGGATCGCCAGAGGTCCCGGTCCCGGTCCCGGTCCCGGTCAAGGTCCAGATCAGTTGACAGTGGCAATTAA